The proteins below come from a single Lineus longissimus chromosome 5, tnLinLong1.2, whole genome shotgun sequence genomic window:
- the LOC135487584 gene encoding uncharacterized protein LOC135487584 isoform X1, with protein sequence MCYSDPLCLTLKTYMYADKFLFMAQDITADNLRRRDKLALRTSNMKTSAYVITSLLLSFSGSALSQTCAERAFCGVNVTEMDQIKHMFEQDVVSWGILGVNFWVKGIDWDSPSNDSDDVFNPNWWSWYLEEAGSLIDMPLDYDILSIGLLSLRIKDYDLEFTSSPPGCLSALPYSCKRQIVHEKLLMITQRDEATHDELICQTAMHEKSLLTGNTVGLSKKCCKRESLKNGTDEYTKDGAWQGRHYSVKRLLVFLFGTVLPLFSIPLVMAWADFKPLDVGHGFVDYASNKLCKFCHFKLRGSSNLQPLDQRTVIMRENDLIEFEGPVMTLTSIADFDFPIKAGKMKFTILFLLQYIPIGLWLYYYNEKKDSMKYLDSWEKILFNLRFNPFSWLCTDPQFWPYKFALFLIVLNSMSFVGLCIWWLLESAAIRKAFMNLLIKSSLYGKFKGRGKFKARRTGVPLEKIFRNLFIALFTTIMIGTYMVVFSFFHSAIYTIGGVVVNIELVASWLTGLALVIYYVNKSYTGVKAKYTDIKRLVFEESLLWKVYKGSILMTCDVLVNDSENNKMVDRDKQVFKYEWVKAEGPILLYNKDNNLMLPRRMFLRICEKLEPLKENVKKAAIDLTFTLFFLGLVVFTIAVFRPYNASSEMSVVVTSVVTLLTALIPQLAEMTNCQEQDNLEKSVLHYKVRKAVHSYRPNFRTLVDTSTFSPKATMIRRLSKEDYNAINPDIMAPLGTKFIGDTDSGLRTANDFNPSSSLPSPVNTLVHDGLRPPILPTIHSVGSASPLVAQRANNNARNGHRPAERLTSNDSGLMVLDLRGVEVQNQHDPDEDDLFIDDSFPKTEV encoded by the exons atGTGTTATTCTGATCCCCTCTGTTTGACATtgaaaacctacatgtatgcagacaAG TTCCTTTTCATGGCGCAGGACATAACAGCTGACAACCTACGTCGCAGAGACAAACTGGCGCTCAG GACAAGCAACATGAAGACTTCCGCTTACGTCATCACATCACTGCTCCTGAGCTTTTCCGGATCAGCTCTCTCCCAGACATGCGCAGAGAGAGCTTTCTGCGGAGTAAACGTCACCGAAATGGACCAAATTAAGCACATGTTTGAACAGGACGTTGTGTCGTGGGGTATTCTTGGTGTGAACTTTTGGGTGAAAGGGATAGACTGGGATTCACCAAGTAACGACAGCGACGACGTGTTTAATCCGAATTGGTGGAGCTGGTATTTGGAGGAGGCAGGTTCACTCATAGACATGCCACTGGACTATGATATTCTCTCAATTGGTCTTTTATCATTAAGGATAAAAGATTATGATTTGGAGTTCACAAGTTCACCGCCAGGGTGTTTATCGGCGCTGCCCTATTCGTGTAAACGTCAGATTGTCCACGAAAAGTTGTTGATGATAACTCAACGTGACGAGGCTACGCATGATGAATTGATTTGTCAGACCGCTATGCATGAAAAATCTCTCCTAACTGGTAACACAGTAGGATTATCCAAAAAGTGTTGTAAACGGGAGTCATTGAAGAATGGTACTGATGAATACACGAAAGACGGCGCTTGGCAAGGCCGCCATTACAGCGTCAAGCGCCTCCTGGTGTTTCTTTTTGGAACTGTACTACCCTTGTTTAGTATTCCCTTGGTCATGGCGTGGGCTGATTTCAAACCTTTGGATGTCGGTCATGGATTCGTAGACTACGCCAGTAACAAACTTTGCAAGTTCTGTCACTTTAAGCTCCGTGGATCCTCAAACCTACAGCCATTGGACCAACGTACAGTAATCATGAGAGAAAACGACTTGATCGAATTTGAAGGCCCTGTTATGACACTCACGTCCATTGCTGATTTTGATTTCCCAATCAAAGCAGGAAAGATGAAATTCACGATCTTATTTCTGCTACAGTACATCCCAATCGGACTCTGGCTCTATTACTATAACGAGAAAAAGGACTCGATGAAGTATTTGGACTCTTGGGAAAAGATTCTGTTCAATTTGCGTTTTAATCCATTCAGTTGGTTGTGCACGGATCCACAGTTCTGGCCCTACAAGTTTGCCCTTTTCCTCATTGTACTCAATAGCATGTCCTTCGTAGGGTTGTGCATCTGGTGGTTATTAGAGTCTGCGGCAATTCGCAAAGCGTTCATGAATCTTTTAATCAAAAGCAGTTTGTACGGAAAGTTTAAAGGAAGGGGAAAATTCAAGGCACGACGCACGGGAGTCCCCCTGGAAAAGATATTTCGAAATCTTTTCATCGCGCTTTTCACGACTATAATGATCGGAACTTACATGGTCGTCTTTAGCTTCTTTCATAGCGCTATCTACACTATAGGGGGCGTGGTGGTGAATATTGAACTGGTCGCATCATGGCTGACCGGCCTCGCTTTGGTCATATATTACGTTAACAAATCGTACACCGGGGTGAAAGCAAAGTACACTGATATTAAGAGACTGGTTTTTGAGGAGTCTTTGCTGTGGAAAGTCTACAAAGGATCGATTCTAATGACATGTGATGTTCTTGTGAACGACAGCGAAAacaacaaaatggtggacagaGACAAACAAGTCTTCAAATACGAATGGGTGAAAGCAGAAGGCCCTATTTTATTGTATAATAAGGACAATAACTTGATGTTGCCAAGACGCATGTTCTTGAGAATATGTGAAAAGTTGGAGCCATtgaaggaaaatgtcaaaaaggcCGCGATTGATTTGACTTTTACGCTGTTTTTCTTAGGTCTAGTTGTATTCACGATTGCCGTTTTCAGACCTTATAATGCATCTAGTGAAATGAGTGTAGTTGTGACGTCAGTGGTCACGTTACTCACCGCGTTAATCCCGCAGTTAGCGGAAATGACGAATTGCCAGGAGCAGGATAATTTGGAGAAATCCGTTCTTCATTACAAGGTCAGGAAAGCTGTCCATAGTTACAGACCAAATTTCCGAACTCTGGTCGATACGAGCACGTTCAGTCCCAAGGCAACCATGATTAGACGGCTCTCAAAAGAAGATTACAACGCTATTAACCCAGATATCATGGCGCCGCTCGGAACAAAGTTCATAGGGGATACAGACTCTGGTCTCCGGACCGCCAATGACTTTAATCCTTCGTCAAGTCTGCCCTCACCAGTCAACACCTTAGTACACGATGGTCTCAGACCGCCAATACTACCAACGATTCATTCAGTTGGGTCCGCATCACCTTTGGTGGCCCAGAGAGCGAATAACAATGCCCGGAATGGTCACCGCCCGGCGGAGAGGTTAACTTCTAATGATAGTGGCTTGATGGTTTTAGATCTCCGGGGTGTTGAAGTCCAAAACCAACACGATCCGGATGAAGACGATCTTTTTATCGATGACTCTTTTCCGAAGACGGAGGTCTGA
- the LOC135487584 gene encoding uncharacterized protein LOC135487584 isoform X2, whose amino-acid sequence MKTSAYVITSLLLSFSGSALSQTCAERAFCGVNVTEMDQIKHMFEQDVVSWGILGVNFWVKGIDWDSPSNDSDDVFNPNWWSWYLEEAGSLIDMPLDYDILSIGLLSLRIKDYDLEFTSSPPGCLSALPYSCKRQIVHEKLLMITQRDEATHDELICQTAMHEKSLLTGNTVGLSKKCCKRESLKNGTDEYTKDGAWQGRHYSVKRLLVFLFGTVLPLFSIPLVMAWADFKPLDVGHGFVDYASNKLCKFCHFKLRGSSNLQPLDQRTVIMRENDLIEFEGPVMTLTSIADFDFPIKAGKMKFTILFLLQYIPIGLWLYYYNEKKDSMKYLDSWEKILFNLRFNPFSWLCTDPQFWPYKFALFLIVLNSMSFVGLCIWWLLESAAIRKAFMNLLIKSSLYGKFKGRGKFKARRTGVPLEKIFRNLFIALFTTIMIGTYMVVFSFFHSAIYTIGGVVVNIELVASWLTGLALVIYYVNKSYTGVKAKYTDIKRLVFEESLLWKVYKGSILMTCDVLVNDSENNKMVDRDKQVFKYEWVKAEGPILLYNKDNNLMLPRRMFLRICEKLEPLKENVKKAAIDLTFTLFFLGLVVFTIAVFRPYNASSEMSVVVTSVVTLLTALIPQLAEMTNCQEQDNLEKSVLHYKVRKAVHSYRPNFRTLVDTSTFSPKATMIRRLSKEDYNAINPDIMAPLGTKFIGDTDSGLRTANDFNPSSSLPSPVNTLVHDGLRPPILPTIHSVGSASPLVAQRANNNARNGHRPAERLTSNDSGLMVLDLRGVEVQNQHDPDEDDLFIDDSFPKTEV is encoded by the coding sequence ATGAAGACTTCCGCTTACGTCATCACATCACTGCTCCTGAGCTTTTCCGGATCAGCTCTCTCCCAGACATGCGCAGAGAGAGCTTTCTGCGGAGTAAACGTCACCGAAATGGACCAAATTAAGCACATGTTTGAACAGGACGTTGTGTCGTGGGGTATTCTTGGTGTGAACTTTTGGGTGAAAGGGATAGACTGGGATTCACCAAGTAACGACAGCGACGACGTGTTTAATCCGAATTGGTGGAGCTGGTATTTGGAGGAGGCAGGTTCACTCATAGACATGCCACTGGACTATGATATTCTCTCAATTGGTCTTTTATCATTAAGGATAAAAGATTATGATTTGGAGTTCACAAGTTCACCGCCAGGGTGTTTATCGGCGCTGCCCTATTCGTGTAAACGTCAGATTGTCCACGAAAAGTTGTTGATGATAACTCAACGTGACGAGGCTACGCATGATGAATTGATTTGTCAGACCGCTATGCATGAAAAATCTCTCCTAACTGGTAACACAGTAGGATTATCCAAAAAGTGTTGTAAACGGGAGTCATTGAAGAATGGTACTGATGAATACACGAAAGACGGCGCTTGGCAAGGCCGCCATTACAGCGTCAAGCGCCTCCTGGTGTTTCTTTTTGGAACTGTACTACCCTTGTTTAGTATTCCCTTGGTCATGGCGTGGGCTGATTTCAAACCTTTGGATGTCGGTCATGGATTCGTAGACTACGCCAGTAACAAACTTTGCAAGTTCTGTCACTTTAAGCTCCGTGGATCCTCAAACCTACAGCCATTGGACCAACGTACAGTAATCATGAGAGAAAACGACTTGATCGAATTTGAAGGCCCTGTTATGACACTCACGTCCATTGCTGATTTTGATTTCCCAATCAAAGCAGGAAAGATGAAATTCACGATCTTATTTCTGCTACAGTACATCCCAATCGGACTCTGGCTCTATTACTATAACGAGAAAAAGGACTCGATGAAGTATTTGGACTCTTGGGAAAAGATTCTGTTCAATTTGCGTTTTAATCCATTCAGTTGGTTGTGCACGGATCCACAGTTCTGGCCCTACAAGTTTGCCCTTTTCCTCATTGTACTCAATAGCATGTCCTTCGTAGGGTTGTGCATCTGGTGGTTATTAGAGTCTGCGGCAATTCGCAAAGCGTTCATGAATCTTTTAATCAAAAGCAGTTTGTACGGAAAGTTTAAAGGAAGGGGAAAATTCAAGGCACGACGCACGGGAGTCCCCCTGGAAAAGATATTTCGAAATCTTTTCATCGCGCTTTTCACGACTATAATGATCGGAACTTACATGGTCGTCTTTAGCTTCTTTCATAGCGCTATCTACACTATAGGGGGCGTGGTGGTGAATATTGAACTGGTCGCATCATGGCTGACCGGCCTCGCTTTGGTCATATATTACGTTAACAAATCGTACACCGGGGTGAAAGCAAAGTACACTGATATTAAGAGACTGGTTTTTGAGGAGTCTTTGCTGTGGAAAGTCTACAAAGGATCGATTCTAATGACATGTGATGTTCTTGTGAACGACAGCGAAAacaacaaaatggtggacagaGACAAACAAGTCTTCAAATACGAATGGGTGAAAGCAGAAGGCCCTATTTTATTGTATAATAAGGACAATAACTTGATGTTGCCAAGACGCATGTTCTTGAGAATATGTGAAAAGTTGGAGCCATtgaaggaaaatgtcaaaaaggcCGCGATTGATTTGACTTTTACGCTGTTTTTCTTAGGTCTAGTTGTATTCACGATTGCCGTTTTCAGACCTTATAATGCATCTAGTGAAATGAGTGTAGTTGTGACGTCAGTGGTCACGTTACTCACCGCGTTAATCCCGCAGTTAGCGGAAATGACGAATTGCCAGGAGCAGGATAATTTGGAGAAATCCGTTCTTCATTACAAGGTCAGGAAAGCTGTCCATAGTTACAGACCAAATTTCCGAACTCTGGTCGATACGAGCACGTTCAGTCCCAAGGCAACCATGATTAGACGGCTCTCAAAAGAAGATTACAACGCTATTAACCCAGATATCATGGCGCCGCTCGGAACAAAGTTCATAGGGGATACAGACTCTGGTCTCCGGACCGCCAATGACTTTAATCCTTCGTCAAGTCTGCCCTCACCAGTCAACACCTTAGTACACGATGGTCTCAGACCGCCAATACTACCAACGATTCATTCAGTTGGGTCCGCATCACCTTTGGTGGCCCAGAGAGCGAATAACAATGCCCGGAATGGTCACCGCCCGGCGGAGAGGTTAACTTCTAATGATAGTGGCTTGATGGTTTTAGATCTCCGGGGTGTTGAAGTCCAAAACCAACACGATCCGGATGAAGACGATCTTTTTATCGATGACTCTTTTCCGAAGACGGAGGTCTGA